The DNA window ATAGGCGATGAAAACCGCATCCTGACGGTCGTGGTGATAGCGGATGTGGAAAGAGACGAAACCGGCCAGACGCTCTGCGGCCTCCCCCTCGCCCGGTCCGGCGCGTTCCAGCAGGTCTTCCAGGTGGCTGCGCATCAGATCAAAAAGCAGCGACTGTTTGTCCGGCGTGTAGTTATATAGCGCGCCCACCTGCACGCCCACTTCGGCAGCGATACTGCGCATCGAAACGGCAGCATAGCCCGATTTTGCAAAGAGCCTGAGTGCTGCTGCGCGGACCCGCGGGCCGGTAACGTCCGAATGTGATCCTGCCGTGCGTGCCATGGCAAAAGGTTAAAAGAACGTCTGTTCAGAAACAAACCTTTCTTGCGTGGCCGGGTTCCATCGGGCACAAAAGCTGCAATGGCCGGAGCTTTCTGATGCGTTTTTTTATCCCTGTCCTTGCGATGACCGGTCTGCTGGCCTGCACCGAGCTTCCGGATATCGATGACGGGATCACTGCCGCCGATGAGGCCGCGGAGTATCCCGACCTGATTGCTCTTTCGCCCGCCGTTCTGGAACAGGCGCGCGAAGAAGATGAAACATCAGCCGCGCTCGACGCACGGGCCGCGGGACTGCGCACGCGGGCTGCGGGGCTCAGGCCGCCGGTTCTGACAGAGACCGAGCGTGCGCGGCTCGGGGCAACTGTCCCGTAAACGCCAATCGGTGGATTGCACGGGCCCGGTGAACGGGCTACATCGCGTTTCAATGTTTAACGACCGTCAGAGGACCACCGCGCATGTCTCAGCCCCTTCGTCTTGGAATTGCCGGTCTGGGCACGGTCGGCATCGGCGTGGTACGTATCATCCGCCAGCACGCGGCTATGCTGAAGGCACGCACAGGCCGCGAGATCGTCATCTCAGCCGTCTGCGCGCGCGACCCTGACAAGGACCGCGGTGTGTCGCTGTCGTCCTATGCCTGGGAGACCGATGCCACAGCACTCGCCACCCGTGACGATGTCGATGTCTTTGTCGAGCTGATCGGCGGGCATGAAGGTATTGCAAAAGACGCCGTGGAAGCCGCACTGGCTGCCGGCAAAGACGTGGTCACGGCCAATAAGGCATTGCTGGCCATTCACGGGCAGGCGCTGGCCGAGGCCGCCGAAGCGGCAGGCCGGGCGCTGCGCTATGAAGCCGCCGTCGCCGGGGGCATACCGGTGATCAAGGCCCTGACCGAGGGGCTTGCCGGCAATGACATCACCCGGGTGGTGGGGGTCATGAACGGGTCGTGCAACTATATTCTGACGCGCATGGAATCCGCCGGACTGAGCTATGAAGAGGTCTTTGCGGAGGCCGACGGGCTGGGCTATCTTGAGGCGGACCCGCAGCTCGACGTGGGGGGCATTGATGCAGCCCATAAGCTCGCCATCCTGTCGTCGATCGCCTTTGGCACCCGGGTGGATTTCGACGGGATCGCTCTTGAGGGCATTGACCGGGTCAGCATCGAAGACATCCACGCGGCCGCCGACATGGATTACAAAATCAAGCTGCTCGGCGTGGCCCAAAAGACCGGCCGTGGCCTGGAGCAGCGCATGCAGCCCTGCCTGGTGCCCGATACCTCCCCGCTGGGGCAGCTGGACGGTGGCACCAATATGGTGCTGCTCGAAGGCGACGCAGTAGGACAGATCGTACTGCGCGGTCCGGGTGCAGGTGAAGGGCCGACAGCCAGTGCCGTGCTTGCGGATATCTGTGATATCGCGCGCGGCCTCCGGGGCCCGGTGTTCGGCGTGCCGGCGGATACGCTGACCGCGTCTGTACCCGCCAGCGCACAGCTGCCGGCCCCCTATTACCTGCGCATGTCGCTGGAGGATAAACCCGGCGCGCTGGCGCGGATTGCGAAGGTGCTGGGCGAGGCCGGCGTGTCGATCGACCGGATGCGCCAGTACGGGCATGAGGATACCTCGGCGCCGGTGCTGATCGTCACCCATAAAACGACCCCGGCGGCCCTCAATGAGGCGCTTGGCGCGATGGAAGGCACCGGCGTTCTGTCCGGCACGCCTGTGGCGCTGCGCATCGAGGATGTCTGAGCGCAGTTGAACCCCGCTCCTGCGCCCGCTACAAAAAAGATCAGGCCTCCGCGCCTTCATAAAAAGGATATTATCATGCCCGCCCGCGCCGAATTTCACGATCGTATGCTTTCGCTGGGCCTTGCCCGTGTCTCGGAGGCCGCCGCACTGGCCTCAGCGCGTCTTGTAGGTCAGGGCGATGAGAAAGCAGCCGATCAGGCGGCGGTCAATGCGATGCGCGAACAGCTGAACATGCTCGATATCGCAGGCGTTGTTGTGATCGGTGAAGGCGAGCGGGATGAAGCGCCGATGCTGTACATCGGGGAAGAGGTCGGCACCGGCAACGGCCCTGGTGTGGATATCGCTCTGGATCCGCTGGAAGGAACGACCCTGACCGCCAAGGACATGCCCAACGCCTTGACGGTGATCGCCATGGGGCCGCGCGGCTCAATGCTGCACGCGCCGGATGTCTATATGGACAAGCTGGCGATCGGGCCCGGTTTTGAGGAAGGCGTGGTGACCCTGGAAATGAGCCCCGGCGAGCGCGTGGCGGCCCTTGCGGCGGCAAAAAGCTGCGATCCGTCGGACATAACGGTCTGCATTCTGGAGCGCCCGCGCCATGATGAAATGATTGCCGAGGTGCGCGCCACGGGTGCCGCAATCCGGCTGATCACCGACGGCGATGTGGCCGGGGTGATGCATTGTGCTGATGCCTCTACCGGTATTGATATGTATATGGGCGCCGGCGGTGCGCCCGAGGGTGTTCTGGCAGCCGCCGCGCTGAAATGCATGGGGGGGCAGATGTATACCCGCCTGCTGTTCCGCAACGATGATGAACGCGGACGGGCAACCAAGGCAGGCGTGACCGATTTCGACCGGATTTATTCGCGCGATGATATGGTCACTCAGGACGTGATTTTCGCAGCCACCGGCGTGACCCAGGGCAATATCCTGCCCGGCGTGCGGCGCGAGCCCGGCTGGATGACAACCGAGACACTGATCATGCGCTCAAAAACCGGATCCGTGCGCCGCATCAATTACCGCACACCCGTCTGATCATCGCGTCAGGCGTCAGCCGCCGGGGCGCACCGTCGGCGGGATTTCGGGTCAGAAAAAGGAACGGTCGGAGGTGAGCTTTCTCGGTGTTGATGCCTCGCTGACAGGCCGGCGCTGGACAGGTCCTGCGCCGGAGATCTCACGCGCGGCAGAGGCGCTGGTGCAGCAGACCGGGCTTGCGGATGCCGTCTGCCAGGTGCTGGCCCGGCGTGGGGTGACCGCGGATGAGGCCGACGCCTTTATGGCCCCTGCCCTGCGTGATCTGCTGCCCGATCCGCGCAGCCTCCGGGACATGGAAAAGGCTGCTGCGCGTGTCATTCAGGCGGTGACGCGCAAAGAGCGCATTGCCATCTTTGCGGATTATGACGTCGATGGCGGCAGTTCGGCTGCTCTGCTGATCGTCTGGTTGCGGGAGCTTGGCCTGCCTGCAACGCTTTATGTGCCGGACCGGATTGACGAGGGGTATGGTCCCAATGACGACGCGATGCGCGATCTGGCGGCACGCCACGATCTGATCATCTGTGTGGATTGCGGAACACTGTCACACGGGCCGGTCACCGCCGCCGAAGGCGCCGATGTTGTGATCCTGGACCACCACCTCGGGGCCGAGGATCTGCCCGCAGCACTGGCGGTGGTGAACCCTAACCGGCAGGACGAGAGCGGCGATCTTTCGCATCTTTGTGCCGCAGCCGTTGTTTTCCTGCTGCTGGTCGAGATGGGTCGGTTGCTGCGCGAAGCCGGCACAACCGGCCCCGATCTGATGCAGATGCTGGATCTTGTGGCGCTGGCGACAGTTGCCGATGTGGCGCCGCTCAGAGGCGTCAACCGCGCCTTTGTGCGTCAGGGTCTGCGCGTTATGGCCGCGCGCCGGCGTCCGGGGCTTGCCGCCCTTGCCGATGTGGCGCGCATGGATACACGGCCCTCTGCGTATCATCTGGGTTTTCTGCTGGGTCCACGGGTGAATGCGGGCGGGCGCATCGGGGCTGCCGATCTGGGCGCACGTCTGCTGGCCACCGATGATCCGCATGAGGCAGCAGCACTTGCGGAACGTCTTGATGCGCTTAACACCGAGCGTCGCGAGATCGAGGCGGCGGTGCGGGCCGCAGCCCTTGATCAGGCGCAGGAGCGTGGTTTCGATCACGGACTGGTCTGGGCGGCCGGCACCGGCTGGCACCCCGGCGTGGTCGGTATTGTGGCCTCCCGTCTCAAGGAGGCCTCCGGACGGCCCAGCATCGTGATCGGCATCGAAGACGGGGTCGGCAAAGGCTCGGGACGCTCGGTCACCGGCATCGATCTCGGTCAGCCCATCCAGCGGCTCGCCGCAGAAGGTTTGCTGATGCGCGGTGGCGGGCACAAAATGGCCGCCGGACTGACCGTCGCGGCGGATCAGATCGAACCTGCGATGGCCCGGCTGACCGAACTGCTGGAAAAACAGGGCGCACATCTGACCGGTGCATCCGACCTGCGCCTTGACGGGCTGCTGATGCCGGGGGCCGCTCGGGTCGAACTGGTCGAGACGCTTGAGACCGCAGGACCGTTTGGCGCCGGTGCCGCGGCACCCCGTTTTGCTTTTGCGGATATGGCGATCAGATTTGCCAAACGCGTGGGCGAGAGCCACCTTAAGATCAGTTTCAGCGACGGGACGGGCCCTGTCATGGAGGGCATCGCGTTCGGCGCATATGACGGCCCTCTCGGTGCCGCACTCGAAAACCACGGTGGCGCGCGCCTTCATCTGGCGGGCCGGCTGGACATAAACACATGGCGCGGGCGCCGGACGGTGCAGCTGCGCCTTGAAGATGCCGCCGTGGCCTGACCGCCTCCGTCTGCGGCAAAGTTTCTCGGCAGCAGATGAAATTTCCGCTTGCGCCAGTGGCGTGGATTGCCTAATCAACCGCTCACGAGAAGAGTGGCCCGTTCGTCTATCGGTTAGGACGCCAGGTTTTCAACCTGGAAAGAGGGGTTCGATTCCCCTACGGGCTGCCACATTTCCCACTTAAGCATTTTAAAATAAGTGATGATATGGTTTTGGATATTTATATCCTACCGGTTTTCCCACCGGTCGTTTCTGGCCGATGCTTTTAATTCTCCTTTCTGCCCGATCAACCGGCTCAACCCAAGGGAAGGACTAAAAGATGCGTAGTAATCCGCAAGTTGCAGCAGATATGGCGCCGGGAGTTCCGCCGCAAAAAATCATGCAAGTAAGTCGGGGCGCAAGAAAGCTTACACCAGCAAGGGCCTGAAGAGTGGCGCTCGCTAACGAATTCAGAGGCAGGAACGACAGATACAAATTTTCGGCACAGCAGCCTTGAGCAGGGCGAAATGATCTGCCTGACACCGACGCGAACGCCTGCTGATTTTATCGCCCAACTGGAATGGCTCCCGGATGTCATGGTGCCGCACGTTCCAAACGCAATTGGCTTTGACAAAGTGTTTCAGATATTGCGGCAGAGCGTCAGGAACCTGGCAAAATAACATAAGAATTCATTCGGGTCGGCTGAGTTCTTTGCCATTGCACCAGGTTAGTTGCACCCTGATCGTCAGAGCACTGACTTCCCGAAAAACATCACCCCACCCCAGCATATGCGCCTGTTTCAATATGCACCGCTCCAAGCAAGGTGCAGGGGCGAAAATCCTTTGCCGCTAGCGAGTGGGCGCTCTTGCCAAAGGAAACCGCTTCGCTGAATTGCTTAAGGTCACGAAGAGCGCCACCCCCCTGTCGTTAACAATGCTAAGCGGATTTTAGGCTCAACTGTTTTCTCAAGCGCTGCTTTGACCATGGCCACGCCCTCTGTCGAACACCCGGCCTTACGCCAGTGACTACAGGAATTCACAGCAGACCACGCATCTCCGCTTCTGTTCCAATCTTCCTGCAAGTTTTCAGCCAGGATTTTGTGATCGGCCTTGCGCAGGCGATCGGTCCAATACCCGCCCTCGCCAGCCGCTAACCATACAAGATCTTCTTTTCCAACTGGCTTTCCGCCTGTGACTGATCGCAGTTTTCGACTAACCCGGCTTAAGTCTTTCGGCTGTACCAAGGGCAATTCAAAGCGATCCGGGAGTTCTTGCACTTTTTTGCGGCGCTCCCTCTTTCGGTGTTGCTCGGCAAACAGGGCGGCATTCTTACGGTTGGAGACCTCTGCCCTTGAGCGCTTTCTTCTGCTTCCGGTTTCGCTTCTGTTTCTCTTATGGCCGCACGTGCCTCACGTTCCTGCGTCGCTCGCAACTGAAACTCATCCGGTTCGATTTCTCCCTGAGCGAACTCAAGCAGGGATTGATGACCATTATTGCTCAAGAATTCCTATTGAGGAGCCGTCAGGCCATTACCTGCGCTTATCCTTTCCAAGATCCCACCAGGGCGGCTCTCAGGAATTCTCACACCTTTC is part of the Roseobacter ponti genome and encodes:
- the recJ gene encoding single-stranded-DNA-specific exonuclease RecJ, which encodes MSFLGVDASLTGRRWTGPAPEISRAAEALVQQTGLADAVCQVLARRGVTADEADAFMAPALRDLLPDPRSLRDMEKAAARVIQAVTRKERIAIFADYDVDGGSSAALLIVWLRELGLPATLYVPDRIDEGYGPNDDAMRDLAARHDLIICVDCGTLSHGPVTAAEGADVVILDHHLGAEDLPAALAVVNPNRQDESGDLSHLCAAAVVFLLLVEMGRLLREAGTTGPDLMQMLDLVALATVADVAPLRGVNRAFVRQGLRVMAARRRPGLAALADVARMDTRPSAYHLGFLLGPRVNAGGRIGAADLGARLLATDDPHEAAALAERLDALNTERREIEAAVRAAALDQAQERGFDHGLVWAAGTGWHPGVVGIVASRLKEASGRPSIVIGIEDGVGKGSGRSVTGIDLGQPIQRLAAEGLLMRGGGHKMAAGLTVAADQIEPAMARLTELLEKQGAHLTGASDLRLDGLLMPGAARVELVETLETAGPFGAGAAAPRFAFADMAIRFAKRVGESHLKISFSDGTGPVMEGIAFGAYDGPLGAALENHGGARLHLAGRLDINTWRGRRTVQLRLEDAAVA
- the glpX gene encoding class II fructose-bisphosphatase; the protein is MPARAEFHDRMLSLGLARVSEAAALASARLVGQGDEKAADQAAVNAMREQLNMLDIAGVVVIGEGERDEAPMLYIGEEVGTGNGPGVDIALDPLEGTTLTAKDMPNALTVIAMGPRGSMLHAPDVYMDKLAIGPGFEEGVVTLEMSPGERVAALAAAKSCDPSDITVCILERPRHDEMIAEVRATGAAIRLITDGDVAGVMHCADASTGIDMYMGAGGAPEGVLAAAALKCMGGQMYTRLLFRNDDERGRATKAGVTDFDRIYSRDDMVTQDVIFAATGVTQGNILPGVRREPGWMTTETLIMRSKTGSVRRINYRTPV
- a CDS encoding TetR/AcrR family transcriptional regulator — protein: MARTAGSHSDVTGPRVRAAALRLFAKSGYAAVSMRSIAAEVGVQVGALYNYTPDKQSLLFDLMRSHLEDLLERAGPGEGEAAERLAGFVSFHIRYHHDRQDAVFIAYMELRNLSEENFQVIEGLRRRYEDLLEEILAAGVAEGRFDIADTRIATRAVIAMLTGVSTWFRESGRLTLEDVETQYRKMVLNAVRV
- a CDS encoding homoserine dehydrogenase; translation: MSQPLRLGIAGLGTVGIGVVRIIRQHAAMLKARTGREIVISAVCARDPDKDRGVSLSSYAWETDATALATRDDVDVFVELIGGHEGIAKDAVEAALAAGKDVVTANKALLAIHGQALAEAAEAAGRALRYEAAVAGGIPVIKALTEGLAGNDITRVVGVMNGSCNYILTRMESAGLSYEEVFAEADGLGYLEADPQLDVGGIDAAHKLAILSSIAFGTRVDFDGIALEGIDRVSIEDIHAAADMDYKIKLLGVAQKTGRGLEQRMQPCLVPDTSPLGQLDGGTNMVLLEGDAVGQIVLRGPGAGEGPTASAVLADICDIARGLRGPVFGVPADTLTASVPASAQLPAPYYLRMSLEDKPGALARIAKVLGEAGVSIDRMRQYGHEDTSAPVLIVTHKTTPAALNEALGAMEGTGVLSGTPVALRIEDV